In Vanacampus margaritifer isolate UIUO_Vmar chromosome 9, RoL_Vmar_1.0, whole genome shotgun sequence, the following proteins share a genomic window:
- the dop1a gene encoding protein DOP1A isoform X1, with the protein MNAEEVELLGDSKYRNYVAAVDKALKNFEYSSEWADLISALGKLNKVLQNNAKYQVVPKKLTIGKRLAQCLHPALPSGVHRKALETYEIIFKIIGPKRLAKDLFLYSSGLFPLLTNAAMSVKPVLLGLYETYYLPLGKTLKPGLQGLLTGVLPGLEEGSEFYDRTNNLLEKVAAAVEQSAFYSALWGSILTSPAVRLPGVSFVLLHLNRKLSMEDQLYVMGSDIELMVEAVSTSVQDSSVLVQRSTLDLILFCFPFHMSQATRPDMIRILSAALHVVLRRDMSLNRRLYAWLLGFDNNGVKTGPRATRQSTPEDQASHYFNTFSKDMLVQAMVGILQGKARGGEEESILMHDLKPFRILISLLDKPELGPAILEDVLIEVFRTLHTHCKTELGLQNQSSFSKDHTHLSSKLRENKKTAELIKTANLLFNSFEPFYMWDYIARWFEECCRTTLNVQTGIPRHAGSLGTSELSLMEFCQLVDFLLDIVSLPTRSMRVICQETYIEIQTEHLPQLLLRMVAALTCHLQTLGIGELTHCLRLCSKILSKVQPPLVSPLALPTSPQVHGLSSSCGNSSECTKEKKSDIKNVTLGTHESGEVFKDVENHPNRSSESCFTDFIQYHENGPDTEQPPQTHPTHKTGIHSSGPSQPKPVDKPVMQCCLEHFQQFLSRLITLYITSQQLETDEKDRGLVVQSTSLVLEGTQPGVHLDQTESCSDSVMAQKDYVAAFTAACQLFLECSSFPVYIAEGNLKASPTQEQECESERGFLPEWLQALMDATCLASNFSLQGVAISLLMDLVGLTQSVAMVTAESVASSGSSESAQPMSPSQGRVAVVIRPPLTQGILKYIANKTDFFKNVALILWDQLSEGTPQHHQRSVELFYQLHNLVPSSSICEDVISQQLMHRDKRVRLEAHVKFSVLWHLTRDLNITKSSPFNRTFDRSLFIMLDSLSYWDPCTSSVGRAWLNQVLQRHDIARVLEPLLLLLLHPKTHRVSIQKVQAQRHWAHVFPSLSEHEPSEPIDTRDSGFSENLSHIQVDRMAQSDFPGLEVGDMEPFCLTVNPLSDSLSILSLSSENLQLTSGFQPADQQEEPHSSESTGSQSSPVENQSFDEPEAVNSTSNSSDHQPASSDYMSEDSLEGTVFSVVNDLIENVVSLVAEESVDVPMRSEDWAQSDSESTCSETSTAPHLDSGPPHTSNHQTLPEMLAEGTLEFLGVPSTDVAVEEQHREGIIRHSSSPSIVTLPDNSDPTISDHNLQVDNSQARKRSHSSTQLSLKGKIMEKLADKSTGAKPKTKKSKRKEEERRRKAASQAEKTQTPSIFFGDSLDLENWYSCGEGEVSEIESDIGSPSGCSGGNVGGVSVAGRRSSSAPPRFNIHPLYQHVLLYLQLYDSSRALHALSAIAAMLRSAPSGFVSAISTTSINNTYTPQLSLLQNLLARHRVSVMGKDFYCPIAQDSHSHSFRSAMYLEIIISLCLYFLRSFYSAHVTAGPQDLAGNRAMQLTSIEVLTLLFSELAKVTGGSAKGFASFIYDVLSKCKVQKVVLHCLLSSIFSAQKWHDQRTAGVNMSTVEEGLSEDSVINLSEDQMDSCSAVQSQLLRLLQSLVVLEHRVLVPVEEGGEPGAGAAGGVGAGSSTGTGFEMLGGEVEHVNPQQPMTSLQYLHGQPITAQGMFLCAVIRALHQHHACKMHPQWIGLITATLPYMRRILRRVVASVTLQLCRNLDNLLHQYRYETGITDARPQWMAVCIPPDLLLTVLEGITAIIHYCLLDPTYQYHQLHVSVDQKHLAEARSGILSILHTIMSSVTLLWSVLHHADSSEKPAAASAASTSNINLGSTKKIRQQILELLGPISMNHGAHFMAAIAYVWNERKQVKTPVRNKVIPVASDEQLLLVELVRSVSAMRTETVMHTVKEVLKQPPAIAKDRKHLSLEVCMLQFFYAYVQRIPVSTLVDSWPSLLALLKDSVQLSLPAPGQFLILGVLNEFILKNPNLESKKDQRELQDVTHKVVEAIGTIAGSSLEQTTWLRRNLEVKASPQIVVDGTNLEADVEDLMLTVMEASSFTPSVYSVHALTLLAEVLAHLLDMVFYSDEKERVIPLLVNIMHYVVPYLRNHSAHNAPSYRACIQLLSSLSGYQYTRRAWKKEAFDLFMDHTFFQMDSSCVSHWRAIIDHLMTHDKTTFRDLMTRVAVAQSSSLSLFTNRDAELEQRAMLLKRLAFTIYSSEVDQYQKYLPDIQERLVESLRLPQVPILHAQVFLFFRVLLLRMSPQHLTSLWPTMITELVQVFLLMEQELTADEDISRTSGPSVAGLETTYSGGNGFSTSYNSQRWLNLYLSACKLLDLALALPPESLPQFQMYRWAFIPEASDDSGMEVRRQGTHQREFKPYVVRLAKLLRKRAKKNPEDDCFTRNLSWEPGHLMLTLYVIRSMEQLLPFFNLLSHVFNSKSSSRSCPAYAHNRAAGFFSCQKEGHKLESQKVFWSRARQNIEEMIEKDFLEGLIKTGKHSAFTHSDQH; encoded by the exons GTGGAGGCTGTCAGCACATCAGTCCAGGACTCGAGTGTGCTGGTGCAGAGAAGCACTTTAGATTTGATCCTTTTCTGCTTCCCCTTCCACATGAGCCAG GCTACTCGCCCTGACATGATCCGGATCCTGTCTGCTGCTTTGCATGTGGTTTTGAGAAGAGACATGTCCCTGAACCGCAGACTCTACGCATGGTTGTTGG gtTTTGACAACAATGGGGTGAAAACAGGCCCCCGCGCCACTCGACAGAGCACCCCAGAAGACCAGGCTAGCCACTATTTCAACACCTTCTCAAAAGACATGCTAGTCCAG GCAATGGTGGGGATATTGCAGGGGAAAGCGCGAGGCGGCGAAGAGGAAAGCATCCTCATGCATGACCTCAAGCCATTTCGCATCCTCATCAGTCTGCTTGACAAACCAGAGCTTG GTCCAGCTATCTTAGAGGATGTTCTCATTGAAGTGTTTCGTACGCTGCACACACATTGCAAAACTGAGTTGGGCCTCCAAAACCAGAGTTCCTTCAGCAAAGATCACACACACCTTAGCAG CAAACTTCGGGAGAACAAAAAGACAGCAGAACTGATTAAAACAGCCAATCTGCTGTTCAACTCTTTCGAGCCATTCTACATGTGGGACTATATTGCTCGCTGGTTTGAGGAGTGCTGCag GACGACACTGAATGTGCAAACCGGTATTCCAAGGCATGCTGGGAGTTTAGGTACCTCAGAGCTTTCCTTAATGGAATTCTGTCAGCTAGTTGATTTCCTGTTGGACATCGTTTCCTTG CCTACTAGAAGCATGAGGGTAATCTGCCAG GAGACGTACATCGAGATCCAGACAGAACATCTTCCTCAGCTCTTGCTGCGCATGGTGGCTGCACTAACCTGTCACCTGCAGACCTTGGGAATTGGAGAGCTCACTCACTGTCTGCGACTCTGCTCCAAGATCCTGAGCAAAGTACAACCACCATTAGTGTCCCCTTTGGCCCTGCCCACAAGCCCCCAGGTGCATGGCCTTTCCAGTTCCTGTGGAAATTCTTCAGAATGcacaaaggagaaaaaaagtgatattaaa AATGTAACTCTGGGAACACATGAAAGTGGGGAGGTGTTCAAAGATGTAGAAAATCATCCCAATCGCTCATCTGAAAGCTGCTTCACAGACTTCATCCAATACCATGAGAATGGCCCAGATACAGAACAACCACCTCAAACTCACCCAACGCATAAGACAGGCATTCATTCCTCAGGCCCATCTCAACCTAAACCTGTGGACAAACCAGTCATGCAGTGCTGTTTGGAACACTTCCAGCAATTTCTTTCTCGCCTTATAACCTTGTATATAACTTCCCAACAATTGGAAACAGACGAGAAGGACAGAGGCCTCGTGGTACAGTCAACAAGCCTTGTATTAGAGGGTACCCAACCTGGTGTGCATCTAGACCAGACTGAGTCATGCTCGGACTCTGTGATGGCTCAGAAAGACTATGTTGCTGCTTTTACTGCTGCCTGCCAGCTGTTCTTGGAGTGTTCCAGCTTTCCAGTGTACATTGCAGAGGGAAACCTGAAGGCCTCACCCACACAAGAGCAAGAGTGTG AGAGCGAGCGGGGGTTTCTGCCGGAGTGGCTGCAGGCATTGATGGATGCCACCTGCTTGGCTAGCAACTTCAGTCTTCAAGGTGTGGCTATTTCTCTACTAATGGACCTCGTGGGACTCACCCAGTCTGTGGCCATGGTGACAGCTGAGAGTGTGGCATCCAGCGGCAGCTCTGAGTCTGCCCAGCCCATGAGTCCCAGTCAAGGTCGAGTAGCTGTCGTCATCAGGCCCCCACTCACTCAGGGAATTCTTAAGTACATTGCAAACAAGACAGACTTCTTTAAG AATGTGGCTCTGATCCTGTGGGATCAGTTGAGTGAAGGAACACCACAGCACCATCAACGAAGTGTGGAGCTCTTCTATCAGCTCCACAACCTTGTACCTTCTTCCAGCATCTGTGAGGATGTGATCAGCCAGCAGCTCATGCACCGTGACAAG AGAGTTCGGCTAGAAGCCCATGTGAAGTTTTCTGTGCTGTGGCATTTGACACGAGATTTAAATATCACCAAATCTTCTCCTTTTAATCGAACATTTGACAG ATCTCTTTTTATCATGCTAGACAGCCTTAGTTATTGGGACCCTTGTACAAGTTCAGTTGGCCGGGCATGGCTTAATCAGGTCCTTCAGCGACATGACATCGCTCGGGTGCTAGAgcccctccttcttcttctactgCACCCAAAGACCCATAGagtttccattcaaaaagtacAAGCCCAGCGACACTGGGCCCATGTCTTTCCTAGCCTGTCTGAACACGAGCCATCGGAACCTATAGACACTAGAGACTCAGGCTTCTCTGAAA ACCTCAGTCATATCCAAGTGGACAGGATGGCACAGAGCGATTTCCCAGGTCTGGAAGTCGGTGACATGGAGCCATTTTGTCTTACCGTTAACCCTCTGAGTGACAGTCTGTCTATACTGAGTCTAAGCAGTGAGAATTTACAACTCACTAGTGGATTTCAGCCTGCTGACCAGCAGGAGGAGCCCCATTCCTCTGAATCAACTGGTTCTCAGTCCTCTCCAGTGGAAAATCAAAGTTTTGATGAGCCAGAGGCTGTAAACAGCACATCCAACAGTTCAGACCATCAACCTGCTTCTTCAGATTATATGTCTGAAGACTCATTAGAGGGGACTGTTTTCTCTGTTGTAAATGATCTTATAGAAAATGTTGTGAGTTTAGTAGCTGAGGAGTCTGTTGATGTGCCAATGCGGTCTGAAGACTGGGCTCAGTCAGACTCGGAGAGCACTTGTTCAGAAACATCCACGGCTCCCCATCTTGACTCCGGACCTCCTCATACCTCCAACCACCAGACGCTGCCAGAGATGCTGGCTGAAGGAACACTGGAATTTCTTGGGGTCCCTTCAACTGATGTTGCTGTAGAAGAGCAGCACAGAGAGGGTATCATCCGTCACAGTTCCTCACCTTCCATTGTCACATTACCTGACAACTCAGACCCAACCATTTCAGACCACAATCTGCAGGTGGACAACTCTCAAGCACGCAAACGAAGCCATAGCAGCACCCAGCTCAGCCTTAAAGGCAAAATCATGGAGAAATTGGCTGACAAATCCACAGGGGCTAAGCCTAAAACGAAAAAGTCCAAAAGGAAAGAGGAGGAGAGACGGAGAAAGGCAGCAAGCCAGGCTGAAAAAACGCAAACACCCAGTATATTCTTTGGGGATAGCCTAGATCTGGAGAACTGGTATAGCTGTGGGGAAGGTGAGGTATCAGAAATTGAAAGTGACATTGGCTCACCCAGTGGATGttcaggtgggaatgttggagGTGTTAGTGTCGCAGGACGTAGATCATCGTCCGCCCCACCTCGCTTCAATATCCATCCTCTCTACCAGCATGTTCTTCTATATCTCCAGTTATATGACTCCTCCAGGGCCCTGCATGCACTTTCGGCAATCGCAGCCATGCTAAGGTCTGCTCCCTCAGGGTTTGTAAGTGCTATCTCCACTACTAGCATCAACAACACCTACACCCCCCAGCTCTCTTTGCTCCAAAACCTCCTAGCTCGTCACAGGGTCTCTGTCATGGGCAAAGACTTCTACTGCCCCATCGCACAAGACTCCCACTCCCACTCATTCCGCAGTGCCATGTATCTGGAAATCATCATATCACTCTGTCTATACTTCTTAAGAAGCTTCTACTCTGCCCATGTAACAGCAGGCCCTCAGGACTTGGCTGGAAACCGGGCCATGCAGCTGACCAGTATAGAGGTATTAACTCTTCTTTTCAGTGAGCTGGCCAAAGTCACAGGGGGCTCAGCAAAGGGATTTGCTAGTTTCATATATGATGTTCTGTCTAAATGTAAAGTTCAGAAGGTGGTACTCCATTGCCTGCTCTCCTCTATATTCAGCGCACAGAAATGGCATGACCAACGGACGGCCGGTGTAAATATGTCCACAGTGGAGGAAGGTCTGTCTGAggacagtgttatcaacttgtcAGAGGATCAGATGGACAGTTGTAGTGCAGTCCAGTCCCAGCTACTAAGACTGCTTCAAAGTCTAGTTGTACTCGAGCACAGAGTTCTGGTGCCGGTCGAAGAAGGAGGAGAACCTGGGGCAGGAGCTGCGGGAGGCGTAGGAGCAGGCAGTAGCACAGGAACTGGATTTGAAATGTTAGGTGGAGAAGTGGAGCATGTCAACCCTCAGCAGCCAATGACATCACTACAGTACCTTCATGGACAGCCGATCACAGCACAGGGCATGTTTTTGTGCGCCGTCATCAGGGCACTGCATCAACACCATGCGTGTAAAATGCACCCTCAGTGGATTGGACTCATCACAGCCACGCTGCCATACATGAGGAGGATTCTAAGAAGGGTGGTTGCATCAGTCACTCTGCAGCTTTGCAGGAACTTGGACAATCTTCTTCACCAGTACCGCTATGAGACTGGGATTACTGACGCCAG ACCCCAATGGATGGCTGTCTGCATTCCTCCTGACCTGTTACTCACAGTACTGGAGGGAATAACTGCAATCATCCACTACTGCCTGCTTGATCCCACTTACCAGTACCACCAG TTGCATGTGAGTGTTGACCAGAAGCACCTGGCTGAGGCTCGTTCAGGTATCCTGTCCATCCTCCACACTATCATGTCCTCTGTCACATTGCTGTGGAGTGTCCTCCATCATGCTGACAGCTCTGAGAAGCCAgctgctgcttctgctgctTCCACTTCCAACATCAATTTGGGCTCCACTAAG AAAATTCGTCAGCAAATCCTTGAGCTGCTTGGCCCAATCTCCATGAACCATGGTGCTCACTTCATGGCAGCCATTGCCTATGTTTGGAATGAAAGGAAACAGGTCAAGACTCCAGTCAGAAATAAA GTGATTCCTGTAGCCAGTGATGAACAGTTACTGCTGGTTGAGCTGGTTCGCTCGGTGAGTGCCATGCGCACTGAAACGGTCATGCACACAGTGAAAGAGGTTCTGAAGCAGCCACCGGCCATCGCAAAGGACAGG AAACACCTTTCTTTGGAGGTCTGCATGCTGCAGTTCTTCTATGCATATGTCCAGAG GATTCCTGTATCTACTTTAGTTGATAGCTGGCCTTCTCTGCTGGCTCTGCTGAAGGATTCAGTGCAGTTAAGCCTGCCTGCCCCAGGACAGTTTTTAATACTTGG TGTTCTGAATGAATTCATTTTGAAGAACCCTAATCTGGAAAGTAAGAAGGACCAGCGAGAGCTCCAG GATGTGACACATAAAGTGGTAGAAGCCATCGGGACAATTGCAGGTTCGTCTCTGGAGCAAACTACATGGCTGAGGAGAAACCTGGAAGTGAAGGCCTCTCCTCAGATAGTTGTGGACGGAACAAACCTTGAAGCAGACGTTGAAG ATTTAATGCTCACAGTTATGGAGGCCTCCAGCTTCACCCCATCTGTCTACAGCGTTCATGCCCTCACGCTGCTGGCTGAG GTGCTGGCTCACTTGTTGGACATGGTGTTCTacagtgatgagaaggaacggGTTATACCCCTGTTGGTCAATATCATGCACTATGTAGTTCCCTACTTGCGTAACCACAG CGCTCACAATGCTCCCAGCTACCGGGCCTGCATCCAActgctgagcagtctaagtggGTACCAGTACACACGTCGCGCCTGGAAGAAGGAGGCCTTTGACCTCTTTATGGACCACACCTTCTTCCAGATGGACTCATCTTGTGTCAGCCA ctggaGGGCAATCATTGACCATTTGATGACTCATGACAAGACCACATTCAGAGATCTTATGA CCCGTGTAGCTGTAGCCCAGAGCAGCTCCCTGAGTCTGTTCACCAACAGAGATGCTGAGCTGGAACAGAGGGCCATGTTGCTCAAGCGCCTGGCCTTCACCATCTACAGTAGTGAAGTGGACCAGTACCAAAAATACCTCCCTGACATACAAG AGCGCCTGGTGGAGAGCCTGCGTCTTCCTCAGGTGCCCATCCTGCATGCTCAGGTGTTCCTCTTCTTCAGGGTGCTGTTGCTGCGCATGTCTCCTCAACACCTCACCTCATTATGGCCAACCATGATCACTGAACTG GTTCAAGTGTTTCTGTTGATGGAGCAAGAGCTGACAGCAGATGAGGACATATCAAG GACATCTGGGCCATCTGTGGCCGGCTTGGAAACCACCTATTCCGGAGGGAATGGCTTCTCAACGTCCTACAACAGCCAACGCTGGCTCAACCTCTATCTGTCAGCTTGCAAACTGCTGGACTTGGCCTTGGCCCTGCCGCCCGAAAGCCTGCCGCAGTTCCAAAT GTATCGGTGGGCATTCATCCCTGAAGCCTCAGATGATTCTGGAATGGAGGTGAGACGGCAAGGGACTCACCAGCGGGAGTTTAAACCGTACGTGGTCCGACTAGCCAAGCTGCTGAGGAAACGAGCTAAG AAAAATCCAGAAGATGACTGCTTCACTCGAAACCTTTCCTGGGAGCCAGGCCACCTGATGCTAACCCTCTATGTAATCCGCAGCATGGAGCAGCTGCTTCCTTTCTTCAACCTACTCAGCCACGTGTTTAACAGCAAATCCAGCAGCCGCTCATGTCCTGCTTACGCTCACAACCGTGCAGCTGGCTTCTTTTCTTGTCAAAAGGAGGGCCACAAACTGGAGAGCCAGAAAGTGTTCTGGAGTCGAGCTCGACAAAACATTGAGGAAATGATCGAGAAGGACTTTCTAGAAGGACTCATCAAGACGGGAAAACACAGCGCATTTACACATTCTGATCAGCACTAG